The Lucilia cuprina isolate Lc7/37 unplaced genomic scaffold, ASM2204524v1 Scaffold_7296, whole genome shotgun sequence DNA window tagttcagttctagttcagttctagttcagttctagttcagttctagttcagttctagttcagttctagttcagttctagttcagttttagttcagttctagttaaattctgttctattttagttcagtaaatttaaataaatatttcaaaatttgtatattttattacagAGTTTAAAATATTGGCGTTTTCGTATGTATTTATTGCCCAAAGAAAATAGAGCGatgaataaaataattgaacatGGTTGCCAACACTGTGATGTCTTCACCGATACCGCCGTGGATAATACTAAGCAACAAGTAGATGATTTTATGCGTTTCGTCGAATTGCATTTGAATAAATTGAAAAGACGTAAAGCACGCGTAAGCAcatcattaaacatttttttaatatttatgttattaattatCGTTTTTGTATGGAATTCAGTTTaactaattatgttttttatgcttttatataatattgttctttattatatttatttgccagttatttatttatttatcttttctatttatttaatttaaatttattttttattattatttattacatttatgtatattttttccaaaaagcgTATTTATGTACAGTATTATTTTACAgtattaattaaagttttaacctACATACtactacaatatttatttaaaatatttaccacacaacaacaaaaattttaatacttttttcccaaaattttattattgttgcttttgCCTTATGTGTTTGAGTTGGAATCGTTTACAGGATAGTCCTACTGCACAAAGTCATCTAACAAGAAGGCGCCACAGTACCAGCATAATATCCAGACCTCCATCTAATCAGGTTCTCTATCTAAAACTTTTACTATCTTATTtctctt harbors:
- the LOC124421238 gene encoding GATOR complex protein Iml1-like, with translation MYLLPKENRAMNKIIEHGCQHCDVFTDTAVDNTKQQVDDFMRFVELHLNKLKRRKARDSPTAQSHLTRRRHSTSIISRPPSNQGVTNSPFRERVGSNRLPEKRPRFLYQQF